One window of Inquilinus sp. Marseille-Q2685 genomic DNA carries:
- a CDS encoding SH3 domain-containing protein produces MPKRILAAVSGAVLTVLAVATAHAASQAVAVANVNMRAGPGTAYPMITTVPAGVPMTTYGCLSDYSWCDVSWGANRGWLAAGYIQVTYQGSPVIVTPAAGPRISLTIVNFDHAYWQAHYVGRPWYGRWGDYHRTTTQRAGGVVCGSEACRYGTVRRGPLGTTTHHGVIERD; encoded by the coding sequence TTGCCGAAGAGAATTCTTGCCGCGGTCTCGGGAGCGGTCCTGACCGTCCTCGCCGTCGCGACCGCTCATGCCGCCAGTCAGGCTGTCGCCGTCGCCAACGTCAACATGCGAGCCGGGCCGGGAACCGCTTATCCCATGATCACCACGGTGCCGGCCGGCGTACCGATGACCACCTACGGATGCCTCTCCGACTATTCCTGGTGCGACGTCTCGTGGGGCGCTAACCGAGGCTGGCTGGCTGCCGGCTATATTCAGGTCACCTATCAGGGCAGCCCAGTGATCGTCACCCCGGCGGCCGGCCCCCGCATCAGTCTGACGATCGTCAATTTCGACCACGCATACTGGCAGGCCCACTATGTCGGGCGGCCGTGGTACGGTCGATGGGGCGACTACCACCGCACGACGACGCAGCGGGCAGGCGGCGTCGTATGTGGATCGGAGGCTTGCCGCTACGGCACGGTCCGACGCGGTCCGCTCGGCACCACCACCCATCATGGCGTGATCGAGCGGGATTGA
- a CDS encoding LysR family transcriptional regulator, with the protein MNIELLRDFLCVSESMSLTRAAELRNTTQSNLSKRLRALEMWLGRDLIDRRGRPLALTQAGEDLVPKARGILAELDGFRGADLPWSVKDGAVSIAMPHSATVSVFPAFKKRLLRRLPKASFAPRIANHDMVARMLTRSECDLALVTRHPRVPQADEFAVFRSVDIARDRLVLVAPPGASKDEPLPLHVSDSRTYIGQIWQACRVAVPATKEVEHGMAADIRAHCLAGDGRGVLPETMVEADIASGRLVVCDCREDLGYDVSLFCAPKASPQAKRIWALASAI; encoded by the coding sequence ATGAATATCGAGCTTCTGCGCGACTTCCTCTGCGTCTCCGAGAGCATGAGCCTGACGCGGGCGGCAGAACTGCGGAACACCACGCAATCGAACCTGAGCAAGCGACTCCGCGCTCTCGAGATGTGGCTCGGCCGCGACCTGATCGACCGCCGCGGCAGGCCGCTTGCGCTGACGCAGGCGGGAGAGGACCTCGTGCCCAAGGCCCGCGGCATTCTGGCGGAGCTCGACGGGTTCCGCGGCGCTGATCTCCCCTGGAGCGTGAAGGACGGCGCGGTGAGCATCGCAATGCCGCACAGCGCGACCGTAAGCGTCTTTCCGGCTTTCAAGAAGCGATTGCTGCGGCGCCTGCCCAAGGCGAGCTTCGCGCCCCGCATCGCCAATCACGACATGGTGGCGAGGATGCTCACTCGATCGGAGTGCGATCTTGCCCTCGTCACGCGTCACCCCCGGGTGCCGCAGGCCGACGAGTTCGCCGTATTCCGATCCGTCGATATCGCCCGCGATCGTCTCGTGCTGGTCGCGCCTCCCGGTGCGAGCAAAGACGAACCACTGCCGCTTCATGTGTCGGATTCACGGACCTACATCGGCCAGATCTGGCAAGCGTGCAGAGTCGCCGTCCCTGCGACCAAGGAGGTGGAGCACGGCATGGCGGCCGACATCCGGGCGCACTGTCTCGCGGGCGACGGACGCGGTGTGCTGCCGGAAACTATGGTCGAAGCCGATATCGCCTCCGGCCGGCTTGTCGTGTGCGACTGCCGGGAGGATCTCGGCTACGACGTCTCGCTGTTCTGCGCCCCGAAAGCCAGCCCTCAGGCAAAACGGATCTGGGCGCTTGCATCCGCTATCTGA
- a CDS encoding LysR family transcriptional regulator, translated as MNLLVAFDALMAERSVTRAGIRIGRTQPAMSAALSRLRALLRDELFVRGPNGLEPTPRALDLAEPLAHALAEIQRTLEFTQEFTPATSTASFKLGLSDHPTFVLLPQLLVALRGEAPGLTLNIRNFTNRDDAIAMLDAGEADMTIGVPSSPVGRILTRPLFEERFVSIVRKDHPAADRPLNMETFLSLSHLLVSPENERSGVVDAALAKQGLKRRLSVTLPYMYAAPLLIASSNMIATLMTGVVTASGQADRLCVLQPPLDLDAVQFSLSWHRRNDAHPGQRWFRDCIAALFPSEPERRPE; from the coding sequence TTGAACCTGCTGGTCGCCTTCGACGCGCTGATGGCGGAGCGTAGTGTGACGCGGGCGGGAATACGGATCGGCCGCACACAGCCGGCCATGAGCGCCGCGCTGTCGCGCCTGCGCGCGCTGTTGCGTGATGAGCTATTCGTGCGCGGCCCGAACGGCTTGGAGCCGACGCCAAGGGCTCTCGATCTCGCCGAGCCGCTGGCGCACGCGCTTGCCGAGATTCAGCGCACGCTCGAATTCACCCAGGAGTTCACTCCGGCGACTTCCACGGCGTCGTTCAAGCTCGGGCTATCCGACCATCCGACATTCGTGCTGCTGCCGCAATTGTTGGTCGCGCTCAGGGGAGAAGCCCCGGGCCTCACGCTGAACATCCGCAACTTCACCAATCGCGACGACGCCATCGCCATGCTTGACGCGGGCGAAGCCGACATGACCATCGGTGTGCCTTCGAGCCCGGTCGGCCGGATTCTAACGCGCCCGCTCTTCGAGGAGCGCTTCGTGAGCATCGTGCGCAAGGATCATCCGGCGGCCGACAGACCGCTGAACATGGAGACGTTCCTCTCCCTGTCGCATCTGTTGGTATCCCCCGAGAATGAGAGGTCCGGCGTGGTCGACGCCGCGCTCGCCAAGCAGGGCCTGAAGCGACGGCTGTCTGTGACGCTTCCGTATATGTATGCGGCGCCGCTGCTGATCGCGTCGTCCAACATGATCGCCACCTTGATGACAGGGGTGGTGACAGCTTCTGGCCAGGCCGACCGGCTCTGCGTGCTGCAGCCGCCGCTCGACCTCGATGCGGTCCAGTTCTCGTTATCCTGGCATCGCCGCAATGACGCACATCCGGGGCAGCGATGGTTCCGTGACTGCATTGCCGCGCTGTTTCCATCCGAGCCGGAGCGCCGTCCCGAGTGA
- a CDS encoding efflux RND transporter permease subunit, with translation MFSRFFIERPVLANVIAFVTLLIGGVAFLQLPVAQYPDIVPPTVQVTVRYPGASARTVMDTIALPIEQQVNGVPGMLYMQSTSASDGVYSLVVTFEIGTDPDQAQILVQNRVSAAEAQLPDAVQSQGITVRKRSTSILEFVALTSSNNRFDSLFLANYAKINMVDQLARLPGVGDVSIFGAGDYAMRIWLDPGLLQARGLTPSDVVAALRQQSRDVSAGQLGMPPIGASQGFQYTIDVTGRLDQVAQFENVVVKSEPDAGGRITRVRDVARVELGSRSYGQIFRMNGTPAAAIAISQLPDANALDVANAVAAKMAELAKGFPDGIAYSIPFDTTAFVNAAIHQVYKTLIEACFIVLAVILLFLQDWRAMLVPATTVPVTLIGAFAAMAMLGFSLNMSTLFALVLAIGIVVDDAIVIVEGTARHLERGLSGPAAAEKAMGELFGPIVGITLVLVAVFLPAAFLPGLTGRLYQQFALVIAATAVISAINAVTLKPTQAALWMRPPKPLARRGIVFRGFERAFGALERGYERALRHVLRMKLLSAATGLVLIGVAGFGLTRVPSAFLPLEDQGYLLVAVQLPGGAALSRTDKTLERVSQIARTIPGVADVITIAGVSALEGNASLSSAGLAYVVMKPWDERGKAEGLLQTYQALSGQLASLDDGLAIVVPPPSIQGIGNVGGFNMQVELRDGSFDFAKLNELGRTLAANAVSQSRLQQVQMTSGSLAPQLELSVDRIKAATMGASVDDVFSALSGYLGSSYVNQFTRFGHTFQIYTQADDSFRRIEQDIGALKVRNASGNSVPIATLVEIRAKAGPALISLYNLYPSATVIGRQQEGLSSGEAMALMDQVAARTLPAGSGYDWTGISFQEKLAGGQVYIAFGLALVLVYFVLAAQYESWLGPIPVILSVPLALLGTVFVLLALGLPNTLYTQIGLILLVALAAKNGILIVEYARDLRIKEGKPLVEAAAEAARLRFRPIIMTSIAFILGMVPLVFATGAGANASRSIGISVVSGMLISTVLSVFVVPAFFIVLRAIEEWWSLRRLAVRSASTARLPIDHG, from the coding sequence ATGTTCTCCAGATTCTTCATCGAGCGGCCGGTCCTGGCGAATGTGATCGCTTTCGTCACGCTCCTGATCGGCGGCGTTGCATTCCTTCAGCTTCCTGTCGCGCAGTACCCCGACATCGTGCCGCCGACGGTGCAGGTGACGGTCCGCTATCCCGGTGCCAGCGCACGCACCGTCATGGACACGATCGCTTTGCCGATCGAGCAGCAGGTCAACGGCGTGCCCGGCATGCTCTACATGCAGTCCACCAGCGCGAGCGATGGTGTCTACTCCCTGGTGGTGACGTTCGAGATCGGCACCGATCCCGATCAGGCACAGATCCTGGTCCAGAACCGGGTCAGCGCGGCGGAGGCGCAGCTTCCTGATGCCGTGCAGTCGCAAGGCATCACGGTCAGAAAGAGATCGACGTCGATTCTCGAATTCGTCGCTCTCACCTCGTCGAACAATCGCTTCGACAGCCTCTTCCTGGCGAACTACGCCAAGATCAACATGGTGGACCAGCTCGCACGCCTGCCCGGCGTCGGCGACGTCAGCATCTTTGGCGCGGGCGACTATGCCATGCGGATCTGGCTCGATCCGGGCCTGCTGCAGGCGCGCGGTCTGACGCCGAGCGACGTCGTGGCGGCGCTGCGCCAGCAAAGCCGGGATGTCTCGGCCGGCCAGCTCGGCATGCCCCCGATCGGAGCCAGCCAGGGATTCCAATACACGATCGACGTGACCGGACGGCTCGACCAGGTCGCTCAGTTCGAGAATGTCGTCGTCAAGTCGGAGCCCGACGCGGGCGGCAGGATCACCCGCGTGCGCGACGTCGCGCGGGTGGAGCTCGGATCCAGATCCTATGGTCAGATCTTCCGGATGAATGGCACGCCGGCAGCCGCGATCGCCATCAGCCAGCTGCCGGACGCAAACGCCCTCGACGTGGCCAATGCCGTCGCCGCAAAGATGGCCGAACTCGCCAAGGGCTTTCCCGACGGCATCGCCTACAGCATCCCCTTCGACACGACCGCCTTCGTCAATGCCGCGATCCACCAGGTCTACAAGACCCTGATCGAGGCGTGCTTCATCGTGCTCGCCGTCATCCTGCTCTTTCTTCAGGACTGGCGGGCGATGCTGGTCCCGGCGACGACGGTTCCCGTCACCTTGATCGGAGCATTCGCCGCCATGGCGATGCTCGGCTTCAGCCTGAACATGTCGACGCTGTTCGCGCTTGTGCTGGCGATCGGCATCGTCGTCGACGACGCGATCGTCATCGTGGAGGGAACCGCGCGGCACCTTGAACGTGGCCTGTCGGGTCCGGCCGCGGCCGAGAAGGCGATGGGCGAGCTCTTTGGCCCGATCGTCGGCATCACGCTTGTTCTGGTTGCCGTCTTCCTCCCGGCCGCCTTCCTGCCCGGCTTGACGGGCCGCCTCTATCAGCAGTTCGCGCTGGTCATCGCGGCGACCGCCGTCATCAGCGCGATCAACGCCGTGACCCTCAAACCCACCCAGGCCGCTCTGTGGATGCGGCCACCAAAGCCCCTGGCCCGGCGCGGTATCGTCTTTCGAGGGTTCGAGCGGGCATTCGGTGCCCTTGAACGAGGCTACGAGCGCGCGCTCCGCCACGTGCTGCGTATGAAGTTGCTCAGTGCGGCGACAGGCCTCGTCCTCATCGGTGTCGCTGGATTCGGACTAACGAGGGTGCCGAGTGCATTCCTGCCGCTTGAAGATCAGGGCTATCTGCTCGTCGCCGTCCAGCTCCCCGGCGGCGCGGCACTGTCCCGAACGGACAAGACGTTGGAGCGCGTGTCGCAGATTGCACGAACGATCCCGGGCGTGGCGGATGTCATAACCATCGCCGGCGTGTCGGCGCTGGAGGGCAATGCATCGTTGTCGAGCGCGGGCCTCGCCTATGTGGTGATGAAGCCATGGGATGAGCGCGGCAAGGCGGAGGGCCTGCTCCAGACCTATCAGGCACTGTCGGGTCAGCTCGCATCGCTCGATGACGGCCTGGCGATCGTCGTGCCGCCGCCGTCGATTCAAGGCATCGGCAATGTCGGCGGCTTCAACATGCAGGTGGAGCTCCGTGACGGCAGTTTCGATTTCGCCAAGCTCAACGAGCTCGGCAGGACGCTTGCCGCAAACGCGGTCTCCCAGTCCCGGCTTCAGCAGGTCCAGATGACCTCCGGTTCCCTCGCTCCGCAGCTGGAACTGTCCGTCGACCGCATCAAGGCGGCGACAATGGGCGCATCCGTCGATGATGTTTTCAGTGCGCTGTCGGGCTATCTGGGCTCGAGCTACGTCAATCAGTTCACGCGTTTCGGCCATACGTTCCAGATCTATACACAGGCTGACGACTCCTTCCGGCGGATCGAGCAGGATATCGGTGCGTTGAAGGTGAGGAATGCATCGGGCAATTCGGTGCCCATCGCGACCCTCGTCGAGATCCGCGCCAAGGCCGGGCCTGCGCTGATCAGCCTCTACAACCTGTATCCATCCGCAACAGTGATCGGACGGCAGCAGGAGGGCCTGAGTTCGGGTGAAGCCATGGCACTGATGGATCAGGTCGCCGCACGAACGCTGCCGGCCGGAAGCGGCTATGATTGGACCGGCATCTCCTTTCAGGAGAAACTGGCCGGCGGCCAGGTCTACATCGCCTTCGGCTTGGCGCTGGTGCTGGTCTATTTCGTGCTCGCGGCGCAGTACGAAAGCTGGCTCGGGCCGATCCCCGTGATCCTGTCGGTGCCGCTCGCCCTCCTGGGCACAGTCTTCGTACTGCTGGCGCTCGGATTGCCGAACACGCTCTACACCCAGATCGGCCTGATCCTGCTCGTGGCGTTGGCGGCCAAGAACGGAATCCTGATCGTCGAGTATGCCCGTGATCTCCGCATCAAGGAAGGCAAGCCGCTGGTCGAAGCGGCCGCCGAAGCCGCCAGGCTCCGTTTCCGCCCCATCATCATGACTTCGATCGCCTTCATCCTCGGCATGGTTCCACTCGTCTTCGCGACGGGCGCGGGCGCCAACGCCAGCCGATCGATCGGCATCTCGGTCGTCAGCGGGATGCTGATCTCCACGGTGCTCAGCGTCTTTGTCGTCCCAGCCTTCTTCATCGTGCTGCGGGCGATCGAGGAGTGGTGGTCCCTGCGGCGCCTTGCGGTCAGATCCGCCTCCACCGCGAGACTCCCGATCGACCACGGGTGA
- a CDS encoding NADP-dependent oxidoreductase, giving the protein MKAARITGYNAVPMLEDIAVPTPGAGEVLVRVTAASINPLDVKLQRGYMHQFFPLVFPYTLGTDLAGEIEQVGPQVEEWRPGDKIVARTDPTAGGAFGEYAVVPAAYLAKPPSTILLDEAAGIPTAAGTAWQGLFETASLTRGQTVLIHAGAGGVGSFAIQFARNAGARVIATASGDGLDIVRRLGAEKGVDYRSRDFAQQVSDVDVVLDTIGGETQQRSYGVLRAGGVLLATSAPPDEALAKAHNVTASFVFHSSEAGRLQRVTEAMDKHGMKVLLDRKTTLRSFDQAFEHQASGRARGKIIVALR; this is encoded by the coding sequence ATGAAAGCTGCCCGCATCACCGGCTACAATGCCGTTCCAATGCTGGAAGACATCGCCGTGCCAACACCCGGCGCCGGCGAGGTCTTGGTCCGCGTCACGGCCGCCAGCATCAACCCGCTCGATGTGAAGCTGCAGCGGGGCTACATGCACCAATTCTTTCCACTGGTCTTCCCCTACACGCTCGGCACCGATCTCGCCGGTGAGATCGAGCAGGTCGGCCCACAGGTCGAGGAGTGGAGGCCGGGCGACAAGATCGTCGCGCGCACCGATCCGACCGCGGGCGGCGCGTTCGGCGAATATGCCGTGGTGCCTGCGGCCTATCTGGCGAAGCCACCGTCCACCATCTTGCTCGACGAGGCAGCTGGCATTCCGACAGCGGCCGGGACGGCTTGGCAGGGCCTGTTCGAAACGGCCAGCTTGACGCGCGGCCAGACCGTGCTGATCCACGCCGGCGCCGGCGGTGTCGGCAGTTTCGCAATCCAGTTCGCTCGCAACGCTGGCGCCCGCGTCATCGCCACTGCATCGGGGGACGGTCTCGATATTGTCCGTCGGCTCGGTGCCGAGAAGGGCGTCGACTACCGCTCCAGGGACTTCGCCCAGCAGGTGTCGGACGTCGACGTCGTGCTCGACACGATCGGCGGGGAGACCCAGCAGCGATCCTATGGCGTGCTACGCGCTGGCGGCGTGCTGCTCGCAACCTCTGCGCCGCCTGATGAAGCGCTTGCCAAGGCACACAATGTCACCGCCTCGTTCGTCTTCCACTCCTCAGAAGCCGGGCGGCTACAGCGGGTGACCGAGGCGATGGACAAGCATGGAATGAAGGTCTTGCTCGATCGCAAGACGACACTGCGCAGCTTCGACCAAGCCTTTGAGCATCAGGCATCAGGTCGCGCCCGCGGCAAGATCATCGTCGCTCTCCGATAG
- a CDS encoding ester cyclase, with amino-acid sequence MIDTATPPKVFGLTPVERRAVETLYRAFNEADPDLLDTAVTEDWQDTPLAPHQKPGRDGMKPLIGEFVAAFPDVRITLFEIIGAPGRAAVRGRISGTHTGEWFGIAPTGKPFEMPMHEFHHIADGKLTHTWHLEDWFGWLFQVGAWPAGAR; translated from the coding sequence ATGATTGACACAGCCACCCCGCCGAAGGTGTTCGGCCTGACGCCAGTGGAGCGCCGCGCGGTCGAGACGCTCTACCGCGCCTTCAACGAGGCCGATCCCGATCTTCTCGACACGGCCGTCACCGAAGACTGGCAAGACACTCCGCTGGCACCCCATCAGAAGCCGGGACGGGATGGAATGAAGCCGCTGATCGGCGAGTTCGTGGCGGCCTTTCCGGACGTGAGGATCACGCTTTTCGAGATCATCGGCGCCCCCGGCCGTGCGGCTGTGCGCGGCCGCATCTCCGGTACCCACACCGGCGAATGGTTCGGCATCGCGCCGACCGGCAAGCCGTTCGAGATGCCGATGCACGAATTCCACCACATCGCCGATGGCAAGCTGACCCACACCTGGCATCTCGAAGACTGGTTCGGGTGGCTCTTCCAGGTCGGCGCGTGGCCGGCCGGCGCGCGGTAG
- a CDS encoding IS1182 family transposase — protein sequence MGYIVGEDRAQASFLPARLEDYVAADAAVRVIDAFADGLDLSVLGFGRSVPAATGRPGYDPRDLLRLYVWGYFNEVRSSRRLERACCRDVEAMWLMRRLAPDFKTIADFRRDNGAAIVGACRAFVLLCRDAGLFSARLVALDGSKFRAAASARKVVGRGEIAKEAACLDAQIAVYLAGLDKADAAEPGDAPEAVETALAALRTRRSELDRLAARLDDEGRATLVDGEEDARPMGLGHGPKPPSYNVQTAVDTDTGLIVHHDVTDEPTDRRQLYPMASATKQNLGLDAMTVVADKGFDNGEHASACERDGIVACVPSQRSVNNQGDGMLFDRTAFIYKPETDTLVCPAGRTLVRKQLHRKKRNVTYISPDCSGCTLKARCTAAERRLVKRHLDDDALNRMAARATPEMMRARRCAVEHPFGTIKRMMAGGRFLTRGLDGTRTEMALSVLAYNILRAIHIAKPAAL from the coding sequence GCGTCGTTTCTGCCGGCTCGGCTGGAGGATTATGTTGCGGCCGATGCGGCGGTTCGGGTGATCGACGCGTTCGCTGATGGATTGGACCTGTCGGTTCTGGGGTTCGGCCGGTCGGTGCCTGCGGCGACGGGGCGGCCCGGCTACGATCCGCGTGATCTCCTGAGGCTCTATGTCTGGGGCTATTTCAACGAGGTGCGTTCGTCGCGGCGGCTGGAGCGGGCCTGCTGTCGCGACGTCGAGGCGATGTGGCTGATGCGTCGGCTTGCACCTGACTTCAAGACGATCGCCGATTTCCGGCGCGACAACGGAGCGGCGATCGTCGGTGCCTGCCGGGCGTTCGTGCTGCTGTGCCGGGACGCGGGGTTGTTCTCGGCGCGTCTGGTCGCGCTGGACGGCTCGAAGTTCCGTGCGGCGGCCAGTGCGAGAAAGGTCGTCGGCCGCGGGGAGATCGCGAAGGAAGCCGCCTGTCTCGACGCTCAGATCGCTGTCTATCTCGCTGGACTGGACAAGGCGGATGCAGCCGAGCCCGGCGATGCGCCGGAAGCTGTCGAGACCGCGCTTGCCGCCCTTCGCACCCGTCGCAGCGAACTGGATCGGCTGGCGGCGAGGCTCGACGACGAAGGTCGCGCGACCCTCGTGGACGGCGAGGAGGACGCCCGCCCGATGGGGCTGGGCCATGGTCCCAAGCCGCCGTCCTATAACGTGCAGACCGCCGTCGATACCGACACCGGCCTGATCGTTCATCACGACGTGACTGACGAACCGACCGATCGGCGCCAGTTGTACCCGATGGCCAGCGCCACGAAGCAGAACCTCGGCCTCGATGCGATGACAGTGGTGGCCGACAAGGGCTTCGACAACGGTGAGCATGCCAGCGCCTGCGAGCGGGACGGGATCGTCGCCTGTGTGCCGTCCCAACGGTCGGTCAACAACCAGGGCGACGGCATGCTGTTCGACCGCACCGCCTTCATCTACAAGCCCGAGACTGACACGCTCGTCTGCCCGGCGGGGCGCACGCTCGTCCGCAAGCAGCTTCACCGCAAGAAGCGCAACGTCACCTATATCTCGCCGGACTGTTCCGGCTGTACGCTGAAGGCGCGCTGCACCGCCGCCGAGCGACGCCTGGTCAAGCGCCATCTCGACGACGACGCCCTCAACCGCATGGCCGCTCGCGCCACGCCCGAGATGATGCGGGCCCGGCGCTGCGCCGTCGAGCATCCCTTCGGAACCATCAAGAGGATGATGGCCGGCGGGCGGTTCCTCACCCGGGGCCTCGACGGAACCCGGACCGAGATGGCCCTATCCGTCCTCGCCTACAACATCCTCCGCGCCATCCACATCGCCAAGCCAGCGGCCCTCTGA
- a CDS encoding MBL fold metallo-hydrolase, with product MEIEDITSADRRKLLKLPILAGLVGALPIEAAAQEQKADPLLTARPMPTVDARFPAEMAPGVFILPDKRIPLVPNIGIVVGTQAALVVDCGLGIDSAENVLRLTRELAPGRRIILTVTHAHPEHGFGAQVFRNDAHIYYNAAQRDYLMRSGNGMLDGFSASVLPPAHRHLLDGIELTPPHETYDGSEAAFDLGGREVRLRTWGTAHSPGDQIVFLPQERILFAGDLLEERMFPIVPFFPPMIGADDIDVAKWEVALNGILRLQPRLIVPGHGNLGGTEIPEAVLGYFKAVSNILAQTGQQNRDLRPLIRARYPTWENPEFIPPALAYFRLRA from the coding sequence ATGGAAATCGAGGACATCACCAGCGCCGACAGACGGAAGCTGCTGAAACTGCCAATCTTGGCCGGACTGGTCGGGGCGCTGCCCATTGAGGCCGCAGCACAGGAACAGAAAGCGGATCCCCTCTTGACCGCACGGCCTATGCCGACCGTCGATGCCCGCTTCCCAGCCGAGATGGCGCCGGGAGTTTTCATCCTGCCGGACAAGCGGATCCCGCTGGTGCCCAATATCGGCATCGTTGTCGGCACGCAGGCCGCGCTGGTCGTGGACTGTGGTCTGGGCATCGACAGCGCCGAGAACGTCCTTCGGCTGACGCGCGAGCTCGCGCCAGGCCGGCGGATCATTCTCACCGTCACACACGCCCATCCCGAACATGGCTTCGGCGCTCAGGTGTTCCGAAACGATGCCCACATCTACTACAACGCGGCTCAGCGCGACTACCTCATGCGCTCGGGCAATGGCATGCTCGATGGGTTCAGCGCGAGCGTCCTTCCACCCGCGCACAGGCATCTGCTCGACGGCATAGAACTGACGCCGCCGCACGAAACCTATGACGGGTCTGAGGCTGCGTTCGATCTCGGTGGCCGAGAGGTCCGGCTGCGGACATGGGGGACCGCGCATTCTCCAGGCGACCAGATCGTGTTCTTGCCACAGGAGCGCATCCTCTTCGCCGGCGACCTCCTCGAGGAACGCATGTTTCCGATCGTGCCGTTCTTTCCGCCCATGATCGGCGCCGACGACATCGACGTCGCGAAGTGGGAGGTTGCCCTGAACGGCATATTGCGGCTGCAGCCTCGCCTCATCGTGCCCGGACACGGCAACCTCGGCGGCACGGAGATTCCAGAAGCCGTGCTCGGCTACTTCAAGGCGGTCAGCAACATCCTCGCCCAGACCGGTCAGCAGAACAGGGATCTCCGGCCGCTCATCCGCGCGCGGTATCCGACATGGGAGAATCCCGAGTTCATCCCGCCGGCGCTGGCGTATTTCCGCCTGCGTGCCTGA
- a CDS encoding efflux RND transporter periplasmic adaptor subunit, translating into MSIPPRFSGRVQASGQNVRRHIATLLLGTTLVLSGCDDKGNTYAPPPPPEVSVAHPEVRDVTRYLHLTGTTAAVDSVALVARVPGFLTSINYRDGARVRKGDLLFVIEPDQYKAQLAQAEASITQAKAALANAEAQFDRQDRLVARQAAAVANVDTARADRDTARAQLEAAEANRQIAAINLGYTRITAPFDGAVTDHLADIGTLVGSGSPTTLATIVQLDPIHVVFTVSEIDLLRIRRQLRERQEKLVDLGRIPVEIGTQIESGYPHRGTLDYVAPLVDAATGTLAARAILDNKDARLLPGLFVRIRIPVDVIKGALRVPDAAVGTDQQGSYVLVVDKDNVVQQRHIEISGGEDGFQIVTSGLSAEDRIVTGGIQRAVPGSKVAPQDAPPIAVSAAAEH; encoded by the coding sequence ATGTCAATTCCGCCACGGTTCAGTGGACGCGTGCAAGCATCCGGGCAGAATGTCCGCAGACATATCGCCACATTACTGCTCGGGACGACGCTGGTTTTGAGCGGCTGCGACGACAAGGGCAACACCTACGCGCCCCCGCCGCCGCCCGAGGTGAGCGTCGCACATCCTGAGGTTCGGGATGTGACGCGTTACCTGCATCTCACCGGCACGACCGCTGCCGTCGACAGTGTGGCTCTCGTCGCGCGTGTCCCCGGCTTCCTGACCTCAATCAACTACAGGGACGGGGCCAGGGTTAGGAAGGGCGATCTGCTCTTTGTCATCGAGCCCGATCAGTACAAGGCGCAACTGGCGCAGGCCGAGGCATCCATCACACAGGCGAAGGCGGCCCTGGCCAACGCGGAAGCGCAGTTCGACCGGCAGGATCGACTCGTCGCGCGTCAGGCGGCAGCAGTAGCCAATGTCGATACGGCGCGTGCGGACCGTGATACGGCGCGCGCGCAGTTGGAGGCGGCGGAGGCGAACCGGCAGATCGCCGCGATCAATCTCGGATACACGCGGATCACGGCGCCGTTCGACGGCGCGGTGACGGATCATCTGGCCGACATTGGAACGCTGGTGGGATCTGGGAGCCCGACCACTCTTGCAACGATCGTCCAACTCGACCCGATCCATGTCGTCTTCACCGTCAGCGAGATCGACCTGTTGCGGATCCGTCGCCAGCTGCGCGAGCGGCAGGAGAAGCTCGTCGACCTTGGCCGCATCCCAGTGGAGATCGGTACACAGATCGAAAGCGGGTATCCCCATCGAGGAACGCTCGACTATGTGGCGCCGCTGGTCGACGCGGCAACTGGCACGCTTGCGGCGCGGGCGATCCTCGACAACAAGGATGCACGACTGTTGCCGGGCCTCTTCGTCCGCATCCGCATTCCCGTCGATGTGATCAAAGGGGCCCTTCGCGTGCCGGATGCCGCGGTCGGCACGGACCAGCAAGGATCCTACGTGCTCGTCGTCGACAAGGACAACGTGGTCCAGCAGCGTCACATCGAGATATCAGGCGGCGAAGATGGCTTTCAAATCGTCACCTCGGGACTGAGCGCCGAGGATCGGATCGTGACCGGCGGCATCCAGCGGGCCGTGCCCGGCAGCAAGGTCGCGCCGCAGGACGCTCCACCCATTGCGGTCTCGGCGGCCGCCGAGCACTGA